A region of Dethiosulfovibrio russensis DNA encodes the following proteins:
- a CDS encoding FecCD family ABC transporter permease — translation MRITDRIRQDRKRAFLCGSLLLVALIALFFWRITSGDVDLSLSDVAGALLGWGSNDQAHVIVRVVRLPRIMASMGAGASLAVSGVVLQALLANPLAEPYTLGIASGAAFGASLAILSGWVVTISAFAGALVALALVMAISWRSGGSTGHTVLAGIVVGSSLSAGVTLAKALAGDKVAGIVFWLMGGFAGASWGSVFWVWLGVLIVSSSLFFSSDLDALSLGGNNGAVLGVDERVLRPLLAVAAAFSAASVVSFFGVIGFVGLVVPHLVRISIGASHRVLLPLSMLTGALLLSGADGIVRELGELPVGVLTSLVGGPFFCWILIRERGRG, via the coding sequence TTGAGGATTACCGATCGTATAAGGCAGGATAGGAAGAGAGCCTTTCTATGTGGGTCCCTTCTCTTGGTCGCCTTGATCGCCTTGTTCTTTTGGCGTATAACCTCTGGAGACGTCGACCTGTCTCTTTCGGATGTGGCAGGGGCCCTCCTGGGGTGGGGATCGAACGATCAGGCCCATGTAATCGTCAGGGTGGTGAGGCTTCCCAGGATAATGGCCTCCATGGGGGCCGGGGCGTCTCTAGCTGTCTCCGGAGTCGTTCTCCAAGCCCTTCTCGCCAACCCCCTGGCTGAGCCCTACACTCTAGGGATAGCCTCAGGCGCGGCTTTCGGGGCGTCTTTGGCGATATTGTCGGGCTGGGTCGTTACGATATCGGCTTTTGCCGGAGCCCTCGTAGCCTTGGCTTTGGTGATGGCCATCTCCTGGCGTTCCGGCGGGTCCACGGGACACACCGTCCTGGCCGGGATAGTAGTGGGGTCCTCTCTATCCGCCGGGGTAACCTTGGCGAAAGCCCTGGCCGGGGATAAAGTGGCTGGGATAGTCTTCTGGCTCATGGGAGGGTTCGCCGGAGCTTCCTGGGGAAGCGTCTTTTGGGTCTGGTTAGGTGTCTTGATCGTCTCTTCGTCTTTGTTCTTCTCCTCCGATCTGGATGCGCTTTCCCTGGGAGGAAATAACGGAGCGGTACTGGGAGTCGACGAGAGGGTGCTGAGGCCTTTGTTGGCGGTTGCCGCGGCTTTCTCTGCCGCCTCCGTGGTCTCCTTTTTCGGGGTGATCGGTTTCGTCGGCCTCGTCGTCCCGCATCTCGTGAGAATATCCATAGGCGCCTCTCACAGAGTTCTTCTTCCCCTGTCGATGTTGACCGGGGCTCTTCTTCTTTCCGGAGCGGATGGAATCGTCCGGGAGCTGGGAGAGCTGCCGGTAGGTGTCCTGACCTCTCTGGTAGGAGGCCCTTTTTTCTGCTGGATCCTTATAAGAGAGAGGGGAAGGGGATGA
- the hflC gene encoding protease modulator HflC codes for MTKQLKAVSIIGVMLLLMLVLYGSFYVVRQDEQVVILRLGEIVSTRREPGIAFKVPVFDTVVKYTKRLIEYDAHPVSVVMADKKNLIFDSIAVFQITDPATFRKRVRTISAVQQRLDDSVYAAVRAVAGQVTFDEILYLKREEAEAQALRIAAEESEKYGVTIRTVEFKRLFLPQENEEAVYRSMEAERNRMSAQLRSEGKAEAMKLRSAADRNRVEVLASAMKEAEQIKGEGDMKAQKLLSNANRAVKGLYPFMKRLEFYREVLPGRNVIVESEEGIFEGMDRP; via the coding sequence ATGACTAAACAGCTCAAAGCCGTGTCTATTATTGGAGTTATGCTACTTCTTATGCTAGTCCTTTACGGTTCCTTTTACGTGGTTCGTCAGGATGAGCAGGTAGTGATACTCAGGCTGGGAGAGATAGTCTCGACCAGGCGAGAGCCCGGAATAGCCTTCAAGGTCCCTGTCTTCGACACGGTGGTGAAATACACTAAAAGGCTTATAGAGTACGACGCCCATCCAGTTTCGGTGGTGATGGCCGATAAAAAAAATCTCATATTCGATTCCATCGCGGTCTTCCAGATAACCGATCCGGCCACCTTCAGAAAGAGGGTCCGAACCATATCCGCCGTCCAACAGAGGCTGGACGACTCGGTGTATGCCGCCGTCAGAGCCGTCGCAGGGCAGGTTACCTTCGACGAGATCCTCTACCTCAAGAGGGAGGAAGCGGAGGCTCAGGCTCTCAGGATCGCGGCGGAGGAGAGCGAGAAATACGGCGTCACCATAAGGACCGTGGAATTCAAGAGACTGTTTCTCCCTCAGGAGAACGAGGAGGCCGTCTATCGCTCGATGGAGGCGGAGAGAAACAGGATGTCCGCTCAGCTGAGGTCGGAGGGAAAGGCCGAGGCCATGAAGCTGCGCTCCGCAGCTGACAGAAACAGGGTGGAGGTCTTGGCCTCTGCCATGAAAGAGGCCGAGCAGATCAAGGGAGAGGGCGACATGAAGGCTCAGAAACTGTTAAGCAACGCCAATCGTGCCGTCAAGGGCCTTTATCCCTTCATGAAAAGGTTGGAGTTCTATAGAGAGGTTCTGCCGGGCAGAAACGTTATAGTCGAGAGCGAAGAGGGGATCTTCGAGGGCATGGACCGCCCCTGA
- the hflK gene encoding FtsH protease activity modulator HflK, with the protein MDFRSILSLAVLAALLLFLKFVKDKSASGEDVSRHLAFLNRLRSWGKKVILSVLLALIVLVGALDGIYIVPSGSEGVLFRLGEVKFVAEQGPHVKIPFVDVVEVVNTENIRRFEYGYRTVSVGPPARYRDVPDESKMLTRDNKIIEIDWVLQYQISDPVDYVTHIPENQGMRERMIRDIAESFMREVIGARILDDVLTKEKQAIQTEVRKGLQDKMNALSTGIFVSSISLQDVIPPQAVQKAFNAVNSARAEKERMILEAERYAKEIASEMAGDVERILNEANAYAFRRVALAEGDVARLSALNEAYRVDPDLVKLNLWMETMTDVWKEINPLFLRSSESLKFLPLDRFIEPSEKDAKGD; encoded by the coding sequence GTGGATTTTAGATCTATTTTATCGCTGGCGGTCTTGGCCGCGTTGTTGCTGTTTCTTAAGTTCGTAAAGGATAAATCCGCATCTGGGGAGGATGTCTCCCGGCATCTCGCCTTTCTTAATCGGCTGCGGTCATGGGGGAAAAAGGTCATTTTATCGGTTTTACTTGCCTTGATAGTCCTAGTTGGAGCTCTGGACGGGATATACATCGTACCGTCCGGTTCTGAGGGAGTGCTTTTCCGTCTGGGAGAGGTCAAGTTCGTCGCGGAACAGGGGCCTCATGTTAAGATCCCCTTTGTCGATGTAGTAGAGGTAGTTAATACCGAAAACATCCGTCGTTTCGAGTACGGATACAGGACGGTAAGCGTAGGACCTCCCGCCAGGTATAGAGACGTTCCCGATGAATCGAAGATGTTGACCAGGGACAACAAGATCATAGAGATAGACTGGGTCCTTCAGTATCAGATATCCGATCCGGTCGACTACGTAACCCATATCCCCGAGAATCAAGGCATGAGGGAGAGGATGATAAGGGATATAGCCGAATCCTTCATGAGGGAGGTTATAGGGGCTAGGATCCTGGACGACGTTCTGACGAAGGAAAAACAGGCTATCCAGACCGAGGTCAGAAAAGGTCTCCAGGACAAGATGAACGCTCTCTCCACAGGGATTTTCGTTTCTTCCATCTCATTGCAGGACGTCATTCCCCCTCAAGCGGTGCAAAAAGCCTTCAACGCGGTCAACTCGGCCAGAGCGGAAAAGGAGAGAATGATACTGGAGGCCGAGCGTTACGCAAAGGAAATAGCCTCGGAGATGGCTGGAGACGTCGAGAGGATCCTTAACGAGGCTAACGCCTACGCCTTTCGAAGGGTGGCTCTGGCGGAGGGAGACGTCGCTAGACTCAGCGCTTTGAACGAAGCCTACAGGGTCGATCCCGATCTGGTAAAGCTGAACCTCTGGATGGAGACTATGACCGATGTGTGGAAGGAAATCAATCCTCTGTTTCTTCGCTCCTCCGAGTCCCTGAAGTTTCTGCCTTTGGATCGGTTTATCGAGCCTTCCGAAAAAGACGCCAAAGGCGATTGA
- a CDS encoding sirohydrochlorin cobaltochelatase, with protein MKKLVSVLLLFSAIFVAGVAWGDDSVSKKGVLMVSFGTTVPSGQKAIDNLFATLKSVCPDKEVRLAYTSNIIRRKLAKEENKMIDSPMIALSKMRDEGFTDVVVVSTHIIPGEEYGDLEEIVRAFQSVRGKYGFDRLVLSEPLLYHEEDFEAMAGFLDRTYGDKVDEDSVVVLMGHGTPDFANAAYGHLQTVLESSLPGFIVGTVEGAPTLDDVLLRLKAKGARKATLAPFMIVAGDHATNDMAGPEDDSWVTVIKGDGYRVSSVLKGLGEYDEIGAMLVRKYRAAAGDGF; from the coding sequence TTGAAAAAGTTGGTGTCGGTTTTGTTGCTGTTTTCTGCGATCTTCGTCGCTGGTGTCGCGTGGGGAGATGATTCGGTGAGCAAGAAAGGCGTATTGATGGTATCTTTCGGAACGACCGTTCCGTCCGGTCAGAAGGCGATAGATAACCTTTTTGCGACCCTCAAGTCGGTCTGTCCCGACAAGGAAGTTCGACTGGCCTATACGTCCAACATAATCAGGCGTAAATTGGCTAAAGAAGAGAATAAGATGATCGATAGTCCTATGATTGCCCTGTCTAAGATGAGGGACGAGGGGTTCACCGACGTCGTGGTGGTCTCCACTCACATTATCCCTGGGGAGGAGTATGGAGACCTGGAGGAGATCGTCAGAGCCTTCCAGTCGGTCAGGGGAAAGTACGGTTTCGATCGTCTGGTGCTGAGCGAACCTTTGCTGTATCATGAGGAAGACTTCGAGGCTATGGCCGGTTTCCTCGACAGGACCTACGGCGATAAAGTCGACGAGGACAGCGTCGTGGTCCTGATGGGACACGGTACCCCCGATTTCGCCAACGCCGCATACGGCCATCTCCAGACGGTTCTGGAGTCGTCGCTCCCCGGTTTTATCGTGGGAACCGTCGAGGGGGCTCCTACTCTGGACGACGTCCTGCTTCGTCTGAAGGCTAAGGGAGCTCGTAAGGCGACCTTGGCTCCATTCATGATAGTCGCCGGAGACCATGCCACCAACGATATGGCCGGTCCCGAGGATGATTCCTGGGTCACAGTGATCAAAGGCGACGGGTATCGAGTATCCTCCGTCCTGAAAGGTCTGGGCGAATACGACGAGATCGGTGCCATGCTGGTCCGGAAGTACCGGGCTGCCGCCGGAGATGGCTTTTAA
- a CDS encoding ABC transporter ATP-binding protein, producing the protein MTSLVLDNVSALYPSGGGVTSISAEARGGEITVLIGPNGSGKSTLLKAIAGLIDYDGSIRLNGVDMESMGRRSRAALFAVVDQIPSMNYPFSVTEVLAMGRLPHGRDEPRKNSTLRSVRRAATAMDLSDLCNRPVTELSGGERQRVAIARAIVQDSPIMLMDEPSSALDPGHVSSLFSSLRDMTNRGRAVIVTVHDVNLAAMFADKVWLMDEGRLVRYGNPEDILSRERLSKVYGVDFRRYDGERGKSLWFFELD; encoded by the coding sequence ATGACTTCACTGGTACTGGACAACGTCTCCGCCCTGTATCCAAGCGGCGGTGGCGTGACCTCCATATCGGCCGAGGCCAGGGGCGGAGAGATAACCGTTTTGATAGGTCCTAACGGAAGCGGCAAAAGCACTCTGTTGAAGGCTATAGCAGGGTTGATAGACTATGACGGTTCGATCAGGCTGAACGGCGTCGACATGGAAAGCATGGGCCGAAGGTCGAGGGCCGCTCTCTTCGCCGTGGTCGATCAGATCCCCTCCATGAACTATCCCTTTTCCGTGACCGAGGTCTTGGCTATGGGTCGTCTACCTCACGGCAGGGACGAGCCGAGAAAAAACTCGACACTGAGAAGCGTCCGTAGAGCGGCAACCGCCATGGACCTGTCGGATCTCTGTAATAGACCGGTTACGGAGCTTTCCGGAGGGGAAAGACAGAGGGTGGCCATCGCGAGAGCTATCGTCCAGGATAGCCCGATTATGCTGATGGACGAGCCTTCCTCCGCACTGGACCCCGGTCACGTGTCCTCTCTCTTCTCGTCCCTTAGGGATATGACTAACCGGGGTCGTGCCGTTATCGTCACGGTTCACGACGTCAATCTGGCGGCCATGTTCGCCGATAAGGTCTGGCTTATGGACGAAGGTCGTTTGGTGAGATATGGAAACCCGGAGGATATCCTCTCTCGGGAGAGACTGTCCAAGGTCTACGGAGTTGACTTTCGTCGGTATGACGGAGAAAGGGGGAAGTCTCTTTGGTTTTTCGAGCTGGATTGA